The DNA window CCTGTATATCGTTCCCGCACCACCACCCACGGCCGCAACATGGCCGGCGCCCGCGCCCTGTGGCGCGCCACCGGCATGAAGGATGGCGATTTCGACAAGCCTATCGTCGCCGTGGTTAACTCCTTCACGCAGTTCGTGCCCGGCCACGTGCACCTGAAGGACCTGGGACAACTGGTGGCGCGCGAGATCGAGAAGGCCGGCGGCGTCGCCAAGGAATTCAACACCATCGCCGTCGATGACGGCATCGCCATGGGCCACGGCGGCATGCTGTATTCGCTGCCGTCGCGCGACCTGATCGCCGACTCGGTCGAGTACATGGTCAACGCCCACTGCGCCGACGCCATGGTCTGCATCTCCAACTGCGACAAGATCACGCCGGGCATGCTGATGGCCGCCATGCGCATTAACATTCCGGTGGTGTTCATCTCCGGCGGCCCGATGGAAGCCGGCAAGGTGGTCAAGGTCGTCAACGGCACGCAGAAGATCATCAAGCTCGATCTGGTCGACGCCATGATCAAGGCCGGCGACCAAACCGTCAGCGACGCCGACGTCGCCGAGATCGAGCGTTCCGCCTGTCCGACCTGCGGTTCGTGCTCGGGCATGTTCACCGCGAACTCGATGAACTGTCTGACCGAGGCGCTGGGCCTGGCCCTGCCGGGCAACGGCACCATCCTGGCCACGCACTCGGACCGCGAACAGCTGTTCCTGCGCGCCGGCCGCCTGGTGGTCGAACTGGCCAAGCGCCACTACGAGCAGGACGACTACTCGGTGCTGCCGCGCTCCATCGCCACCAAGGCCGCGTTTGAAAACGCCATGGCGCTCGACGTCTCGATGGGCGGCTCCACCAACACCGTGCTGCACCTGCTGGCGGCCGCGCACGAGGCGGGCGTCGACTTCAACATGGCCGACATCGACCGCATCTCGCGCAAGGTGCCATGCCTGTGCAAGGTCGCTCCGATGACCGACAAGTACCACATCGAGGACGTGCACCGCGCCGGCGGCATTATCGGCATCCTGGGCGAACTGGCGCGCGGCGGTCTGCTCGACACCTCGCTGCCGACCATCCACGCGGCGACCATGGCCGAGGCGATCGAACGCAATGACGTCAAACGCAGCGACGATCCGGCGGTGCACCAGCTGTTCCGGGCCGCGCCGGGTGGCGTGCCGACGCAGACGGCGTTCTCGCAGTCGGAGCGTTTCGCGACGCTGGACCTGGACCGCAGCACCGGCTGCATCCGCGACAAGGCGCACGCCTATTCGCAGGACGGCGGCCTGGCCGTGTTGTACGGTAACCTGGCCGAGAAGGGTTGCATCGTCAAGACGGCCGGCGTCGACGAGAGCATTCTGAAATTCAGCGGCAAGGCGCGCGTGTTCGAAAGCCAGGATGCGGCGGTCGAGGCGATCCTGGGCGATACGGTGCACGAGGGCGACGTCGTCGTCATCCGCTACGAAGGCCCTAAAGGCGGTCCGGGCATGCAGGAGATGCTGTATCCGACTTCGTACATCAAGTCCAAGGGCTTGGGCAAGGCGTGCGCGCTGTTCACCGATGGCCGCTTCTCCGGCGGTTCGTCGGGGCTGGTGATTGGCCACGCTTCGCCGGAGGCGGCCGAGGGTGGCGCAATCGGTTTGGTGGAAGAGGGCGACATGATCGACATCGACATCCCGAACCGCACCATCAACCTGCGCATCAGCGACGCCGATTTGGCGGCGCGCCGCCAGGTGATGGAAGCGAAGGGCGGCGACGCCTGGCAGCCGGTCAACCGCGAGCGTTATGTGTCGCAGGCGTTGCAGGCGTATGCTGCGTTGACCACCTCCGCCGACCGTGGCGCCGTGCGCGATTTGTCGCAGTTGAAGCGTTAAGCGAGGCCGGTAACAACGACAAACCGTGGAAACACGTAGGGCGGATTAGGCGGAACGCCGTAATCGGCCATGCATGCGCCGCCGAGACGCATGCATGGCCGATTACGCTGCGCTAATCCGCCCTACGTGGTTTATCGTTTGTCATGGTACGCGGTGTGTGGCGCCCACTCAATCCGTCACCTCGAACGCCGCGGGGTCCAACTCGTCCAACGTGACGATGGTATTGCGTCCCGGATGCGCGGCCTGCTGCGTCAACCTTGCCGCCAACTGCGCCAGATAATCGGCGCGGCAGCGGCGCAGCACATAATCCCTGAAATTATCCAGTTCCAGATCGCGCCAAGCGCGCTCGCGGCCCTCGTCCGAGCGCACGCGTGCCTGCGCGCGTAATTCGGGCGTGATCTCGGCATCCCCGGCCGTCAAGCGCGTGTAGCCGTAGCGGTCCATGAATTCGCCCGTCACCGTCTCGATGGCATTGATCTCCGGCGTCGTCAGCTGCTGCTTGAACTTGTCGATATTGGCGGCGATCGGCGGATAGCAATTCGACGACCACAACGCCGACAATTGCGAGAGCTGCTTGGCCTCCTGCGAGCCCGCCACGTCCAGCATCTGCGGCAAAAAGTCGATGCCGAGGAAGACGCACACCTGCCGCAGCGTGGTTTCCTGCTGCGACAGGAAATCCTCGTAGCGTATCGTCAGCACCCGGTCCGGCCAGCGCAGCCGCACATGGTCGGCTGCGCGGTGCGCGGCCAGCCAGGTCTGCGCGTTGAGCAGGCTATCGAAGTCGTGGATGATGGCGCGGTTCATCGACGCCACCTGCGCGCGCGGATCGCGCACCACGTTGACGAACAACATATCCGGATACAGCTCCATCTGCTGGTCGGCGTAGTGCACGCTGTCGAGCGACTTGTCCATCACCACGCTGGCGTGCTGGCGCTCGCCGGCGCGCAGCAGCAGCTCCCACACCACGCGGTGGATGCTGCGCGGCTGGTTGCGGATGGTTTCGAAGATCTCGACTGGATCGAACACCGCGCCCGGCCACTTGACCATGCTGACCGCCTGCAGCCCGACCACGTCGGTCACCATGCGGAAGTAGCTGCGGTCGTCGCGCAGGTCGCCGTACAGCGGCACCAGCGGCATCAGGTCGACGATGTGCAGCGGGTAGGGCGAATAGAACTGCGGCGACATGTTCAGCCGCAGGCGCAGCGCGTGGCTGCCGCAGCGGCGCAGCGGTATCATCATCACGGGGCGCGGGCGGACGCCCTGGGCCGCCGGGAGCTTAGGAGTTTTGGGGGCGATAGTCATTCCATGTTCCTTTCAATTCAAAGTACTCGCAAAAGCGTTTCATGAAGCTGGCCAGTTCCTGGCGCGGCAAGCGGTTGATGCCGGCGGCGGCGACCCTGCCGCCGCCGCTGTCGAATTGCTGGCATAGTCCACAGGCGCTGTGCAGCGATGGCGCGCCGGAGCGCACGCTGACCAGATAGGAGCCGTCGGCGCGTTCATTGAGCACGGCGAAGGAGGCGCCGTCGCGCCGCGCCGCCAGCCGGTTGGCCAGCACGCCGCTGACGCGGCGCGACCAGGGTGTCGCCGGCAGCAGGTAGATGGCGCCGCCCGGCTGTTCCAGGTACGGTTGCAGCTCGTGCAGGCGTGCGCAGTCCTCGCGGTAGCCTTCGCGCAGGTCGCGGTAGACGGCGCTGGCGGCGATGAAGTCGAACGGGTTTTCGTAACCGCTCAGTTCCCGGTACAGCGCCTCGGGGGCGATGTGCAGGTCTTCCGTGCATTCGCCGTAGGCGTTGTAGTTGATGGTCTGGCCTAGCTGCGCCAGGTCGGCGATGGCGTCGTCGCGCAGGCCCATCTCCCGCGCCATGGCTTGCCCGACCTGTTCCAGGTTGTCGCCGAAGGCCGCCGTCACTGCCCACAGCCGGTGGCGGCCACCGAGTTGGCGGTCGACCAGGATGCTGGTGCAGACGTCGGCCGAACCGTCGCAGTGCAGGCGCAGGTTGGCATGCTCGAAGGCGCAATCGGCCGAGTGGTGGTCGTAGTAGTCGACTCGCGCGCCGCCGTCCAGCAGGCGCCGCAGCTCGCCGGCGTTGGCGTCGAGCGAGATGTCGAGCACCACCACCTCGGCCGCGCCTTGCGGTACGCGCCGCAGCAGTTCGATATCGCGCTTGACGCCGGTGATCAATGCGGCCTCGGCCGGCGCGTGCAGGCGTAGCTGGTGCAGCGCGCAGATGCCGTCGGCGTCGCCGTTGAAGACGTCATACTTCATAGGCATTACAGAAATCGGTATGACAGGTGATCGAGCAGCTGTTCGCAAGACTGTTCCAGCGACAGTTCGCCGGTGTCGAGCGACATGGCCGGTTCGAGCGGCACTTCGTACGGCGCCGAGACGCCGGTGAATTCCGGTATCAGGCCGGCGCGGGCTTTCGCGTACAGGCCCTTGGGGTCGCGCTCCTCACACACCGCGCAGGGCGTGCTGACGTAGGTCTCGACAAAATTGCCGCTGCCGATGATGTCGCGGGCGATCTCCCGGTCGCTGCGCAAAGGCGAGATGAAGGCGCAGATCACGATCAGGCCCGCGTCGTTCATCAGCCGCGCCACCTCGGCGCTGCGGCGGATGTTCTCCCGGCGGTCGGCCGGCGAGAAGCCCAGGTCGCGGTTCAGGTGGTGGCGCAGATTGTCGCCATCGAGGACGTAGGCCATGTGGCCGGCGGCCATCAGTTTTTTCTCCAGCGCGCACGCCAGGGTGGATTTGCCGGCGCCGCTCAAGCCGGTGAGCCACACGGTGGCCGCCTGCTGGCCCGCCTGGTGCGTGCGCGCCTGCGCCGTCACCTGGCTGGCGTGCCAGAAAAGATGGGGTACGTTGCCGGCCGCGCCGGTGGGTTCGAGTTTGTCCAGTTTGCCCATGATCGTTTCTCCGGTGGCGACTTAGAATTGTTCCCAGCTGTCCGTGGCCAGCGCTTGCGCTTTGGCTTTGGCCTTGGCCGGCGGGCGCGCCGGCGTGTGCGCCAGCCGCTGCACCGGCGCCGCCTTGGCCAGCGCCTTCATGGGCGGGCGCAGCGCGCCGGCCTGCGCCTCGACGCGGAAGATGCCGACCACCTGATTGAGGCTGTTGACCTGGTCCTGCATCGCCTGCGCGGCAGCCGCCGCCTCCTCGACCAGCGCGGCGTTCTGCTGCGTCACGTCGTCCATCTGGGTGACGGCGGTGTTGATTTGCTCGATGCCGTTCGATTGCTCCTGGCTGGCCGACATGATCTCGGACATGATGTCGGTCACGCGCTTGACGCTGGCGACCACCTCGTGCATCGTCGTTCCGGCCTGTTCGACCAGACGGTTGCCCGCTTCGACCTTGTCGACCGAATCGCCGATCAGGTCCTTGATCTCCTTGGCCGCCGCCGCCGAGCGCTGCGCCAGGTTGCGCACCTCGGTCGCGACGACGGCGAAGCCGCGTCCCTGCTCGCCGGCGCGCGCCGCTTCGACGGCCGCGTTGAGCGCCAGGATATTGGTCTGGAAGGCGATGCCGTCGATGACGCCGATGATGTCGACGATCTTGCGCGCCGAGATGTTGATGGCGGCCATCGTGTCGACCACTTGCGCCACCACGGCGCCGCCCTTGACGGCGACGCTGGAGGCCGATTCGGCCAGGCCGTTGGCCTGGCGCGCGTGGTCGGTGTTCAGGCGCACCGTGCTGGTCAACTCCTCCATCGACGAAGCGGTTTCCTCCAGGGTGCTGGCCTGCTGCTCGGTGCGCGAGGACAGGTCGAGGTTGCCGGAGGCGATCTGGCTGGCGGCGGTGGAGATGGTCTCGGTGCTGGCGTGCACCTGGGTGACGATCTGCGCCAGGCTGTCGCGCATGGAGCGCATCGCGAACAGCAGGCTGTGGTTGTCGCCCGGCTTGGTGTCGATCTGCACGGCCAGGTTGCCGGCGGCGATCTGGCCGGCGATCTCGGCGGCGTGTTCCGGTTCGCAGCCCAGTTCGCGCACCACGCCACGCGTGATCAGCACGGCCGCGACCAAGCTGGTCAGCAGGGCCAGCGAGCCGATAATCAGCATCACCGTGCGCGCGCGTTCATAGGCCGCCGCAGCGGCCTGGGTGGCGTCCAGGTTCTGTTTTTCCTCGACGGCGATCAGCTTGCGTATCATGTCCCACCAGGCACGCTGCACCGGGCGGAATTCGTAGCGCAGCAGTTTGTACGCCTCGTCCTGTTTTTGCTCCAGCGCCAACGCGGCCGCGCGCTGGATGAAGGGGGCGGCCATCACGGCCTGCTTCTTGATCTGGTCCAGCAGCTGCTTTTCCTCGGCCGAGGTTTCATCCAGACTGCCGAACATCTGGGACAGTTTGTCCTGGGCAGCGGCGTACTTTTTTTCCTGCTCGGCGATGCGTTTAATCTCGATCTGGATTTCTTTATCTTCTTTTAACAAAATCAGATTGCGCATCGCCAGCGCGCGCTCGGTGACGGTCAAATCCATGGTTTGGGCGAGCCGGGTTTCGACGCCGTTGACGTTGATGATCTCGTCCATGCGGCCCTGAATTTGGCGCATGCTGACCAATCCGAGCGCTATCACTACTATGAGAAACACCGAAACGAGGCCAAATCCCATGCCCAGCCGTTTCGCAATTGTCATGTTACGCGCTTTCATACTTCCTCCTGAGGTCCATCGTGATCCGCATATGCAAATGAGAATTCCGCATATCGGACGATTAATCTTAGTGAGTGCTTTGCGTCAAAAAGTCTCCAATAATCACTTTTGGTTGAGACGCAACAACGCGCGCCGGCATTGACGTGAGGTAAGAGAAGGCATAGCTTTATGCGCCCACAGGCAAGAAGGCGAGCGCGGCGCTACCGGCGCGGGCGGGCGGCTTGCATGGTGCAACAGAAGATGAATGTGGCGGGCTTTGCGGCCACTGTTGCGGTATTACGACTTCTTGTCGAAGTTTTGTTTAACGCGGTCCTTGCGGCGGCGTTCGTCTTCGTTATGCGCTTTTCGTTTGTCCAGGCCAAACAGGGGTTCCAGGAATTCGAACCAGACGAAGGCGAACACGCTCAACGCGACGATCCACCACCAGGAGAGCTGGGCGAACTTCCACACTTCAAAATAACGCAGCCCGGACAGCGCCACGATCAGCAAAATGATAGGCATGTTGGATTTCCTCCTGCCGTCATCTTACAAAGATTCTAGCTTTACTGGGAGCAATATTCTGATTCTGGGTCAACCCTTGGGCGGTTTATGCGTTAAATGCACAATAGTAAAACGCGGTAGAATGATCGACGGATCGATAGCAGGGAACTGATAGCATTAACTTGGAGAGCACAATGAAACGCAATTTGATGATGGTTGGTATGGTAGTGGCCACGGCTTTCGCATCGTCGTCGGCGATGGCGGACGCCGGCACGGATCTGGCGAAGGCGAAAAACTGCATGGCTTGCCACGCTGTCGCGACCAAGCTGGTCGGCCCAGCCTATAAAGATGTGGCCGCGAAATACGCCGGTCAAAAGGACGCCGAAGCCAAGCTGGTCACCAAAGTGATCAAGGGCGGCTCGGGCACCTGGGGCGCGATCCCGATGCCGGCCAACCCGCAGGTGAGCGAGGCGGAAGCCAAGACCTTGGTGAAATGGGTACTGGCGCAGAAGTGATCCACTTCTGGCCGGCATAAAAAAAACGCATCCCACGGGATGCGTTTTTTGTTGGGCCGCGTGGTTTATTTGACCACTTCGACCTTGGTTTTCTTGCCGTCGGTGTAGGTGTACAAGGTCAGCGCGCCGTCCTTGATGTCGCCTTTCGGGTCGAACGAGATCAGGCCGGTCACGCCCTGGTACTTGATCTTGTGCAGGAACGGCAAGTACTTGGCCGGCTGCGACGATTTGGCGTCGGCCATCGCGGTGGCCATCGTCATGATGGCGTCGTAGACGTACGGCGCGTAGATCTGCACGTCGGCGTTGTATTTCTTCTTGTAGCGGGCGACGAAGTCGTCCATGTTCTTTTGCTGATCCGGCGACACGCCGCCGGCTTCGGCGCAGATCACCGTGCCGTTGGTGGCGGCGTCGCCGGCCAGCTTGGCGAACGGTTCGGTGCAGATGCCGTCGCCGCCCATGTATTTGGCCTTGATGCCCAGCGCCTTCATCTGGCGCAGCAGCGGGCCGCCGACCGAGTCCATGCCGCCGAAGAACACCAGGTCCGGGTTCTTGCCCTTGATGGTGGTCAGGATGGCGTTGAAGTCGGTGGCCTTGTCGTTGGTGAATTCCTTGCCGACGATTTGCACGCCCGGCAGCGCTTTCTTGGCGCCCTTGATGAATTCGTCGGCGACGCCCTGGCCGTAGGCGGTGCGGTCGTCGATGACGGCGATCTTCTTGGCGCCCATCTTGCCGACGGCGTAGGCACCCAGCGTGCCGCCCAGCTTGGCGTCGTTGGCGACCACGCGGAACGTCGAGTTGAAGCCTTGCTGCGTGTACTTGGTCTGGGTGGTCGCAGGCGAAATCTGTGGAATGCCGGCGTCGTAGTAGATCTTCGAGGCCGGGATGCTGGTGCCCGAGTTCAGGTGGCCGATCACGCCGTTGACCTTGGCGTCGACCAGCTTCTGCGCGACCGCCGTGCCTTGTTTTGGATCGCTGGCGTCGTCTTCCAGTTGCAGCACGAACTTGACCGGCTTGCCGTCGATCTTGAAGCCTTTGGCGTTCAATTCCTCGACTGCCATCTTGGCGCCGTTTTCATTGTCCTTGCCCAAGTGAGCCGATGGACCCGAGACCGGGCCGACGTGGCCGATCTTGATCACTTCTTGCGCACTGGCGCTGCCGGCGAAAGCCAGGGCGATGGCGAGTGGAATGAATTTAGATTTGAACAGCATATATATTCTCCAATGGTTGAATAGTCGACGGCTGTCTTGTGAACGCCGCAGTTTTTTTCTGCAAGGCCAAAAGGTACAACAAATTATTGCCCGCGCAAAGGAGGAAAGACGAAAGAAGTGCGAAAGTTTTGCGCTTTTATGATGCAGCTCCAGAATTGGTATGGCTATGTGTGATGCATTACCAGAATTGGTGCGGCGCTGCGCGCAAACGGGGCGGTCCGCGCACCGTTCGGGCGCGGACCGGGAGGGGGAGGATTATTTCTTTTGCGCCTGCAGATGCGTCAGCTCCTGCGACACGGCGCGGGCGACGATTTTCTCGATGGTGTCGTGCAGGCCGATGCGGATCTCGTTGGTCAGGCCGTGCAGCGCGTGCGTCAGCACCTCGGCCATGCTGTCCTTGATGCGCTGCTCGAGCACGAAGTCGACGCGCGATTGCAGCTTGCCCATGATGCGCTCGGACAGGCGATGTTCCAGCATCGCCCACTCGGCGTCGCTCCAGCCGTCGACGGCTTCGGCTTCGAGCTGGGCCGCCATTTCGGCCCGGGTGGAGGTAGCGTGCGGCGGGTTGGCCGTTTCGCCGGGCAGCAGGTCCCCGCCCAGCGGCTCGGCTTTGAGGACTTCCGTCAATACAGGGATACTGGCGTCAAACGATTGGGCTTGGCTCATGATTTTCCTGTGACAAAGTGGGTAAGTGGGTAGTCTTGCTGCTTGTACGCGACATAGCGCTTGCGGCCGGCAGCCGCATCATCCTCGTCGGAGGAAATCACTTCTATCATGCGCTCGAACTCGGCAACCCTGGCCGAGGAGCGGCGCGACAAATTCACTAATAATTCGGTGTGTGGTAATTCCGCCTCATCGTTGTCGGCGAGCACGATCGGCGTGTGCGGCGCGAGCGGATCGCCGGCCAGCACGTGCGGCAGAAAGTCGGTCGCCGAAAATGCCCACATCGCCGCGTTAAGTTCCGTCAGTTGTGCCTCATCTTCCGCCATCAGCACCACACGATGGTTGGCCGCCCAGGCCTTGCGCACGAGGCGGCAGGCGTAGGCGATCTTGTCCGGCACGTTGGTGTGGAAATCGATGCGTGTCATAGCTGTTGTTCTGTTCTGTAGAGGGGAATGGCGCGCGGCGCTGGCCGTGTGATTCCAGTTTATGCGAAAACCGTTTTTGCCGCTGGCATCGATGTTGCTATCGACGGCGCTTGCGACACGGCGTAAAACAAAAATGCCGCGCGACATCCTGCGATGCGCGCGGCGGTATATCGATTAAGAGATATTAATTCAGGCAGCCATACCGCTGTGACGCAGCAGCGCGTCGATGCTCGGCTCGCGGCCGCGGAAGGCGGTGAACGATTCGAGCGCCGGACGCGAGCCGCCGACCGACAGGATCTCTTGCAGATAGCGCTTGCCGGTCTCCGTGGTGGCCGCCGGTCCCAGCGCCTTGGCTTCCTCGAAGGCCGCGTAGGCGTCGGCGGACAACACCTCGGCCCACTTGTAGCTGTAGTAGCCGGCCGCGTAGCCACCGGCGAAAATGTGGCCGAAGGAGTTCTGGAAGCGGTTGAACGCCGGCGGAATGATCAGCGCGAACTTGGCGCGCACTTCGTCGATTAACTGCTGCACGGTCTTGCCGGTGCTGGCGTCGTAGTCGTAGTGCAGGTGCATGTCCAGCAGCGAGAACTCGACCTGGCGCAGGGTCTGCAAAC is part of the Oxalobacteraceae bacterium OTU3CAMAD1 genome and encodes:
- the ilvD gene encoding dihydroxy-acid dehydratase, translating into MPVYRSRTTTHGRNMAGARALWRATGMKDGDFDKPIVAVVNSFTQFVPGHVHLKDLGQLVAREIEKAGGVAKEFNTIAVDDGIAMGHGGMLYSLPSRDLIADSVEYMVNAHCADAMVCISNCDKITPGMLMAAMRINIPVVFISGGPMEAGKVVKVVNGTQKIIKLDLVDAMIKAGDQTVSDADVAEIERSACPTCGSCSGMFTANSMNCLTEALGLALPGNGTILATHSDREQLFLRAGRLVVELAKRHYEQDDYSVLPRSIATKAAFENAMALDVSMGGSTNTVLHLLAAAHEAGVDFNMADIDRISRKVPCLCKVAPMTDKYHIEDVHRAGGIIGILGELARGGLLDTSLPTIHAATMAEAIERNDVKRSDDPAVHQLFRAAPGGVPTQTAFSQSERFATLDLDRSTGCIRDKAHAYSQDGGLAVLYGNLAEKGCIVKTAGVDESILKFSGKARVFESQDAAVEAILGDTVHEGDVVVIRYEGPKGGPGMQEMLYPTSYIKSKGLGKACALFTDGRFSGGSSGLVIGHASPEAAEGGAIGLVEEGDMIDIDIPNRTINLRISDADLAARRQVMEAKGGDAWQPVNRERYVSQALQAYAALTTSADRGAVRDLSQLKR
- a CDS encoding sulfotransferase, producing MTIAPKTPKLPAAQGVRPRPVMMIPLRRCGSHALRLRLNMSPQFYSPYPLHIVDLMPLVPLYGDLRDDRSYFRMVTDVVGLQAVSMVKWPGAVFDPVEIFETIRNQPRSIHRVVWELLLRAGERQHASVVMDKSLDSVHYADQQMELYPDMLFVNVVRDPRAQVASMNRAIIHDFDSLLNAQTWLAAHRAADHVRLRWPDRVLTIRYEDFLSQQETTLRQVCVFLGIDFLPQMLDVAGSQEAKQLSQLSALWSSNCYPPIAANIDKFKQQLTTPEINAIETVTGEFMDRYGYTRLTAGDAEITPELRAQARVRSDEGRERAWRDLELDNFRDYVLRRCRADYLAQLAARLTQQAAHPGRNTIVTLDELDPAAFEVTD
- the cysC gene encoding adenylyl-sulfate kinase; this encodes MGKLDKLEPTGAAGNVPHLFWHASQVTAQARTHQAGQQAATVWLTGLSGAGKSTLACALEKKLMAAGHMAYVLDGDNLRHHLNRDLGFSPADRRENIRRSAEVARLMNDAGLIVICAFISPLRSDREIARDIIGSGNFVETYVSTPCAVCEERDPKGLYAKARAGLIPEFTGVSAPYEVPLEPAMSLDTGELSLEQSCEQLLDHLSYRFL
- a CDS encoding methyl-accepting chemotaxis protein, whose product is MKARNMTIAKRLGMGFGLVSVFLIVVIALGLVSMRQIQGRMDEIINVNGVETRLAQTMDLTVTERALAMRNLILLKEDKEIQIEIKRIAEQEKKYAAAQDKLSQMFGSLDETSAEEKQLLDQIKKQAVMAAPFIQRAAALALEQKQDEAYKLLRYEFRPVQRAWWDMIRKLIAVEEKQNLDATQAAAAAYERARTVMLIIGSLALLTSLVAAVLITRGVVRELGCEPEHAAEIAGQIAAGNLAVQIDTKPGDNHSLLFAMRSMRDSLAQIVTQVHASTETISTAASQIASGNLDLSSRTEQQASTLEETASSMEELTSTVRLNTDHARQANGLAESASSVAVKGGAVVAQVVDTMAAINISARKIVDIIGVIDGIAFQTNILALNAAVEAARAGEQGRGFAVVATEVRNLAQRSAAAAKEIKDLIGDSVDKVEAGNRLVEQAGTTMHEVVASVKRVTDIMSEIMSASQEQSNGIEQINTAVTQMDDVTQQNAALVEEAAAAAQAMQDQVNSLNQVVGIFRVEAQAGALRPPMKALAKAAPVQRLAHTPARPPAKAKAKAQALATDSWEQF
- a CDS encoding TIGR04438 family Trp-rich protein — its product is MPIILLIVALSGLRYFEVWKFAQLSWWWIVALSVFAFVWFEFLEPLFGLDKRKAHNEDERRRKDRVKQNFDKKS
- a CDS encoding c-type cytochrome; this translates as MVVATAFASSSAMADAGTDLAKAKNCMACHAVATKLVGPAYKDVAAKYAGQKDAEAKLVTKVIKGGSGTWGAIPMPANPQVSEAEAKTLVKWVLAQK
- a CDS encoding branched-chain amino acid ABC transporter substrate-binding protein, coding for MLFKSKFIPLAIALAFAGSASAQEVIKIGHVGPVSGPSAHLGKDNENGAKMAVEELNAKGFKIDGKPVKFVLQLEDDASDPKQGTAVAQKLVDAKVNGVIGHLNSGTSIPASKIYYDAGIPQISPATTQTKYTQQGFNSTFRVVANDAKLGGTLGAYAVGKMGAKKIAVIDDRTAYGQGVADEFIKGAKKALPGVQIVGKEFTNDKATDFNAILTTIKGKNPDLVFFGGMDSVGGPLLRQMKALGIKAKYMGGDGICTEPFAKLAGDAATNGTVICAEAGGVSPDQQKNMDDFVARYKKKYNADVQIYAPYVYDAIMTMATAMADAKSSQPAKYLPFLHKIKYQGVTGLISFDPKGDIKDGALTLYTYTDGKKTKVEVVK
- a CDS encoding DNA polymerase III subunit chi; the encoded protein is MTRIDFHTNVPDKIAYACRLVRKAWAANHRVVLMAEDEAQLTELNAAMWAFSATDFLPHVLAGDPLAPHTPIVLADNDEAELPHTELLVNLSRRSSARVAEFERMIEVISSDEDDAAAGRKRYVAYKQQDYPLTHFVTGKS